The Aricia agestis chromosome 8, ilAriAges1.1, whole genome shotgun sequence genomic sequence aataatatttgagatCATTGtgtatattatcatttatcagatTCAAATGTCGTTAGGATACGAATTTTTGGAACGGAGAGACTTTATGCGGTCAACAACCAATAGCAACTCCTTCGGAATAAAATCATAGTCGCCTGACGAAATGGTGACTGTCCGATCCTCGCGTCAAGCGATCGCGAACGACAACAAACCAAATAAtatgccactttatgaactaggctataggtttttcTACCGCCATCAATTGAACGACCGATGCCACCGCTGCTGTGTATTGGCGTAGAGCTAAATTAATCCTATAACCAtcataaagtaacattttattggaATTTTTGTCAGTCGCGCTCGCTTGCGAcaaagatcggaaagccaccttaacTCCTAAAAGTCACATCATAACAGCTTTTGAATATGATAACTTTACGTAATAAACCTTTGTCATTTACATTAAACATTACAGGCTATGTTTTAGAAAGAATGTACTCGAACTACATACAGAAACCTACCTATTACCTAAGTAACAACATTGTCTATCACTAATATACAACCTACAGGTACTCTATATGAAACATTATGTGACTAGAGAGTAGAGACCACAGGACTATCCTTTTATAGTAGGCGTGTTGAGTATTTTAAGACAGTGTGTGTGGGACAATCCTTATTCCTTTTATTGTAGGTGTTGTGAGTGTTGTACTTAGAGACCCGACTATTATATCTCGAATATCGTTTGGCTCTAAGGCTGTTTCACTCGTAAATCCTGATAGAGAATCGCAGGTCGTTTCAAATTGCAAGACGTCGAACGAACTGCAAACTGAAAACTAGGGGCCtgtcagacagagagcggtcacgacTCACGCGTTCAAGAATTATGAGGCggtcagaactcctcctgtgtacGTATCTCTAGATAatgtaatacaacacaaagaacgcaaaactgaccgctagaatgcttgaccgcgtgaccggTCTCTGCCTGATAGGTCCCTTATTTATCGCTCGCGGTatcagataattattattatcaggttctttatttaaaaatgcatcgcgaCGTTGCAATAATATATGAACCTAGAAGTGGGTTAAAAATGCCATAGAGATGTGACCATTATCCTCTCCTTATTTTCACACAAATTGTCCTGTGCTCACTGTATTCTGATTCAGTGATCCGCAAAGTGTGTGATGCGGGCTAATTgtgatctatcggctgggtttgacgtaacgcgaccaaactacgtaggtcccccatctgcctaggaatcgacttctctgatagtaccttgaACACTAAAAGTTTGCGGAACACTGTTCTAATCCCTCGCGGCCAATAACTTCTCTCTATGTACAGTCTACTGAGTCCCCGGCTCATAGATGGCAGTGCATGTAGGCGGGGTAGGGCGGCAGTAACGCGCACGCCAGCGGCAGAGAGTGCAGGTCCCGCTCGCCGCTCGCCGCTTGCGCCCGCAGCTGCTCGAGCCGCAGTTGATTCTGACGCTTCCATTTCGTTCTAGAAGATGAGGTATAAGTTAAAAACACAGAGGAAATTCAACAATCAATACTAccctgattttttaaaataaaataagggagcaaacgagcaaacgggacaccttattgaaagcaactaccgtcgcccatggacactcgctacattagaagagctgcaggtgcgttgccgaccaaGGTCAAAAAGCATCCGACATTATAATAATcagtcagtctggccccatgctaagttcctgaagaacttgtgttacaggtaccagacaacggaaatatatttaataattttatactatacatatatttaagatttttattatatgatacacgtCATATTTagtacacatccatgacccaggaagtttgaaaactttttgttccgtcggcgggattcgaacccgcgctccccggcttgagctaccaacagcccaccaactgagccagaGGTCGTCGTCATTATGGAGATTTTATAAAGGTACAATGTAAATGCAAAAGACTAGAAATACTTGTAAGTAATGATAAATGAAATGTCAATTACCTGTTGGtaacaaagagaatataatcactacgttgtTGGTATGACTCACCGTCTGTTCTGGTACCAGGTCTTGACCTGCGTCTCGCTTAGGTTCAGGGCGTCGGCGACGTCGCCGCGGTCGGCCACACTCAGGTACTTTTGGCAGCGGAACTTGCGCTCGAGGTAGGCGAGCTGCGCGTGCGTGAACGCCGTGCGGCGCCGGCGCGGCTTGCGACCCGAGCTGGGGCCGCTGCGGGGACCTTGACGGTCTGGGGCAAAATGTTTGTTTATGAAACACTAGATGCTCAAATCCACTTGCACATACATTTCTTTGACAACTATGATGCTAACTAAACTATTACTTAggcgtttattttattttttatttatttatttaaatcaggctatgTAGGCCCAtaaaatatataccttaatgactaacatacataaaaattatataaacttaacaactacacattatcacgaattaacggcgtcgtgacgcgcgcttcattccggagtctcccccggaaccttcgataaaccacatcagtcggccagaattcgtccacttcaaaggtcgggagcaGATGCGTCGATATGTTTATGTCTTAAAGGTAATCTTGGGTCCAATACTAAATCTTCTGTCTTTCTCGTTCCTTTTATTCATGATCTTTTGACTATCAATTTAACAATAGCAGACGAATGCAAATTCATACCTGAAGAATCCTGTGAGTCTCTCTGCGAGCTGCCGGCCATGACGGACGCGAAGCCCGCCAGCAGCTGTGACTGGAACGAGTTCTTGGTCAAGTCCATCGACCGCCCGTAGATGCTGTCCGGGAACGTGCCCATCTCGAACCCACTATCGCCCTCCTTGTTACTCTCCCTATCCGGCCTGTACAAGTGAAAGAGAGAGCCTTCGTATAGCTTCGCTGGTTCGTCAGATTTGTCCACCTCGTTTTCATCCTCTTTGAATGATGGTGTGAGGTTGGTGAGTCGGCTTCCGTGGTATTCGCTAGCCTCTTCTCTGTTCGGTTCTATTCTCTTTCCTGCTTCATCGTAGTTTTCGTCGTAAGGATAGTGTAGTTTCTTTGGGGACGATGTCTCTGACCTGTTATCTCCGACCGATATGTCGTCTTCGACGTCAGAATCGTTAGACTTGGCTGATCGGTTGCTTATGATGTCCTCATCGTCAGTAGCGGAACctgtaacaaaattataatattacttaaattacTAATACTAAGATTATATTAGGCTCTAACAATGAGCTCGACGTTACTTTTTGTCTTCTCACCATGGGGCAGTTTGTATGTCATCGATTTAGTTCACATTGTTTGCCTCTATATATTATGCTGTTTCGATGccgtacatatttatttatttatttaactcaggcatcttggcatCATAATATTACAGTTACCTCCACGTCTAGCGCGTTACCTATATTTACGTAGATATTGGGAGATTCAAATTTACACTTTAAAGGTGAACAATCGCAAAACACTGATTCGTTTGAAGAATAATTGACGGAAGCACTACAATGTTGCGAGCTCAGCTCCAGCAAATGTTTGTTTTTAACCTACATTCCCCAACAAAGGTAGACAATACCGTCGTTACGTAAAAACAATCAAAAGAAAATCGCTTTCATCGCATCCGCGAGATCCTGACGACTCACAAACGAAGACAAAGCTACATAAAGACAGATGGAGGTTTCTGCTCTAATTAAAGCCCAGGGCGCTTCCACTTCAGCGATTGAATACGGCTGAATGCGGTTTAGCGAGTGTAACTCGACCAACCTACGTTTGCACCTCCCGTCAATGCGAGTACTCCACGCGAGGCGCAAACCTAGCTTGGGCGGGTTGTATCTTCTCTATGTACCTTTGTGTCTTTTAATTTACATGAAAATGGTGGAGAGTGGGCATTCATGCCGACGCTTTCATGGCGCGGCTAAACATTCTTGCGATTACTCGTTATTTCGGAGCGCGCTCGAGTGGTCtcgtaaaaatatgttttactttAATGTACGCGCATATCATAACGGGCCGCAGTGCAAAGGTTCTCTtagttttaatataaagtatcgcACACCTTGGCTGTCCTAATAAAGTGTTTTATACAAATCAGAATCAAGTAtgattatagaaaaaaattatagaagCAGTAGCACTAATGCCGTACACGCTCTTGTCAATGCAATTGCATAAGTTGTTCTTGAGACATTTAAATGAAGAAAATAGATCTTCTGTAAGCCACCGAAGTCATAGTTGTATTGCCCCAAATATAGTcccatatattttaaaatgttaccaACATCGGAAGAtacattagctatgtccacactatgcaatttcatcttcaattttcgtcatcttctttttatccaactttcgtttggcatattcaataattgaatgcgtcaaaatccacccgcgttggaaagaaaagtatcATAAGCGAACGCTACAATTTCAACACGCGTCACGGGCATACCTcgcgttcgctgttgactgcgctataagggtcaattcagaccgcaacgtgacgaggcgaggcgcgacgcgacgcgacctaaatttgtatgaatttgacagatgtcgtcagcgtgagacgtcttgcgaatctgtcaaatccatactaatttagaaatgcatctacgcgtcgcgttgcggtctgaatcaaccctaacgcatgcccttgatgaacaaaaaaaggcacagtgtggacaaagctattgacgTATATCCGTTCAACTGTCCATTTTTTTATTGGCACGTCTGTCACGATATTTtcgaaaattttataaaaataaattaataaaaaagatgaaTGATCTACTCTCACGCTGCGACTCTCAGCTCGTCGTGATGTGCGCGTACTTTCGGGGTCTTCGGGGTCGATGAGGACGCGTTAATGTTGCCGCATGAACTCCGCAGGACCTCGTTAGGCGACCACCTTTAGAGCCCCTTATATTTAATCAATACTTAACTGACGTTTTGTGGGGATATGTCCTATTGTGGCCCCGCCTCCGTATGTCCAATTAGGATCGTTTCCGTATTCAATGCTCATGTAAAACATCGTATTGTATATGAATTAAGCAAAGTGCATAGAGTACATGTATTCATTATGTATTCATCTTGCCAATAAAATTCCAATTTGGTTAGGTAGGTATAATAGAAAATATGtgcaaatttttattaaaaggctTCCAGTTATCACTTACAATATTTAAACGTATATTAGACTCAGACTTGTAGAAGTGAAATTAAGATACAATTTATTAGATGTCATACACTGATTGTAACTACAATTACTTGATTGTTACTAAATGGTAATTTAAACTTTTTCAGTGTTTTTTGATAGTACACAATTTTTTATAGCAAATAGAATGTAAAATTCGGAATCCAGACTGCTAATTTTGAAGTGAGACGTCATActttgattattttaattttaactactTGCAGTATAATTAACACCTCCTATTCAGTAGTCAGAGCCAGTTTCCGAAGTTCTAGAAGTCGCTTACGCATCTGACGCCTAACAATGATAGCATAGGTACAACGCGCACAATTTACAAAGACTATAAAAACAACACGATTTGAACAATACGATCCCTGCATAAATTATTTGGATGACTCTCGCGATCGCTTGTTTTGAAATCTCGTTGCTCGCATTAAGTCTGATTGGCGAACTGTGCCGGCGAATATATTTGGCGGGATTTGCCTTGCTAATGCCGACAGACCTTTTCGTAACGCCCGAGGCGTTTAAAAAACAAGCTAAATGCTCGTTACGcgaaattcaaattttgaatctTGAGTCAAATGTTCTATTTTCATTTTTGAGAGTTTCTGgtctaaataagtatgtatttaaaaaaaggaaagttatttttatagttggGTGCCTGACCTATAGGTTGATCTGTCGTACATGCGGCATATACAGTATGCGGAATATACTGTGTAca encodes the following:
- the LOC121729589 gene encoding homeobox protein slou-like, which codes for MDNMQDSHKSFLIKDLLGDVLRPGAPGAVQPGSATDDEDIISNRSAKSNDSDVEDDISVGDNRSETSSPKKLHYPYDENYDEAGKRIEPNREEASEYHGSRLTNLTPSFKEDENEVDKSDEPAKLYEGSLFHLYRPDRESNKEGDSGFEMGTFPDSIYGRSMDLTKNSFQSQLLAGFASVMAGSSQRDSQDSSDRQGPRSGPSSGRKPRRRRTAFTHAQLAYLERKFRCQKYLSVADRGDVADALNLSETQVKTWYQNRRTKWKRQNQLRLEQLRAQAASGERDLHSLPLACALLPPYPAYMHCHL